The following coding sequences are from one Megachile rotundata isolate GNS110a chromosome 13, iyMegRotu1, whole genome shotgun sequence window:
- the Rsod gene encoding uncharacterized protein Rsod isoform X1 encodes MWWILLLSYITVGYSLRLTAYISSGGLHGEIRFEKATETSVRIRFSLQATLQYPDQQWFWSVTQFPVDYTLINDRCDRQHLGESIIDLTDLVGPLDMPGNETGSVEVSNISLTGEMGLWGKGLLLKDTYSDRTICASITVLEKNVEKFAKAHFYGNIGGTIWFRWLGGHAGDNTSDTIIYADLYHVNNKKLQDVDYTEHNWKIYVTDIFDISKDKSSCNILQTVFDPDNAGNGEGIGDIDVRLGKIKVATNHHKRYKTLYRDSNLSLLPADLLGPHRLLYLVIFHPTHDDSFLVCAKINHRKAILAKTMVNTNGIKGEVSLTQITPFDPTWVNISLTPINDLETRLRYATKIKSYRIHELPPEPNALGKTTEMCETTKKMYNPSNIDETTAPPAGLGTQDQYAIGDLSGKLQGRKEGSYHYDILAGSAKLNGIYWDTYLPLSGVYSVIHRGLVLHKYNETDNKGIIPWICGTLSLYLPDNTGQMPILTAQVVYRYPIVGRIIFRQPKNDPQMDTTIMIENLVHADGNALNNSADHRWMIHDNPPGKDYYNWTGRCLSTGEPYNPYKVEWDAKQSEYCSLLKITSCRVGDLTRHGTIDIAGRKQYGALLTRKLFTDTMISLSGPNNILGKSLVIYDDHGPLARGERLACSIISETYRRKAVAKDWFGNGENILLRGKLEFIQQTEYDITNVEVNLDGLDGKMQGYHIHMTPIEQDLEFPCEGTSLYETWNPLNVSTSNILHPTEGTTDQYKMGDLSGKFGTLENRKRYMSAFNDTMLPLFGPKSILGRSIVIHKKEKNLRWACTSIERGYSPSEASELRAIASFHHPQGFAYGYIRMTQLVHRDGGQSETIIEVKLRHPGKHDRNITRNHNWAIYVNPVGVDAAVKVKDTRCVAGGYMWNPYFTQLADPLNDDLYKQECGPDLPLRCYVGDISGRLGPINIGLKRQVFTDSNFPLAGPVSAMGRSIVIFDQNFGSNRFACANIEPDNDIVKYTNIRKPPRFVVAQFLEDVRKVMGIPEWMLSIDTRKTKILHNGACIQFLLHFKGPIANKLELDFNKLISTGKLDAPSLYIHGYVPTKRKTTSGYRQCGSRDPNDKNFNLLLQNVSSLLLPEFIIIVVTFTIINII; translated from the exons aTGTGGTGGATACTTTTGTTAAGCTATA TTACTGTTGGATATTCATTACGACTCACGGCGTACATTTCATCTGGCGGGCTTCATGGAGAAATTCGATTTGAAAAGGCTACGGAAACGTCCGTGAGAATCCGATTTTCGCTTCAAGCAACTCTTCAATATCCTGACCAACAATGGTTTTGGTCAGTTACTCAATTTCCTGTCGATTATACGCTTATAAATGACAGATGCGACAGGCAACATCTCGGAGAGAg tattattGATTTGACGGATCTTGTTGGACCACTCGATATGCCTGGAAATGAAACAGGATCGGTAGAAGTTTCAAACATAAGTTTAACTGGAGAAATGGGCTTGTGGGGCAAAGGTCTACTACTTAAGGATACATATTCAGATAGGACTATTTGTGCCTCGATTAcg GTACTCGagaaaaatgttgaaaagttTGCGAAAGCGCATTTTTATGGAAATATAGGAGGAACCATTTGGTTCCGATGGTTGGGCGGTCATGCAGGTGATAATACTAGCGATACAATTATTTATGCAGATTTATATcacgtaaataataaaaaattacaagatGTTGATTATACAGAGCATAACTGGAAAATTTATGTAACCGATATTTTTGATATTAGCAAAG ATAAATCCAGTTGCAATATTTTGCAAACTGTGTTTGATCCTGATAATGCAGGAAATGGAGAAGGTATTGGCGACATCGATGTACGCTTAGGTAAAATAAAAGTGGCTACAAATCATCATAAAAGATATAAAACTCTGTACAGAGATTCAAATCTATCGCTGCTTCCTGCTGATTTGCTTGGCCCTCATCGCCTAttatatttggtaatttttcaCCCAACACACGATGATTCGTTTTTGGTTTGTGCGAAGATTAATCACCGAAAAGCTATTCTCGCCAA GACTATGGTTAACACTAATGGTATTAAAGGAGAAGTATCGCTAACTCAAATAACTCCATTCGATCCAACATGGGTTAATATATCCTTAACGCCAATTAATGATTTGGAAACAAGACTACGTTATGCTACTAAAATAAAGTCATATAGGATTCATGAATTACCTCCAGAACCAAATGCTTTAGGTAAAACTACTGAAATGTGTGAAACaactaaaaaaatgtataatccaAGTAATATTGATGAAACAACTGCACCACCAGcag GACTTGGAACGCAGGACCAATATGCCATTGGTGATCTTTCTGGGAAACTTCAAGGTCGTAAAGAAGGATCGTATCATTATGATATTTTAGCAGGAAGTGCTAAACTCAATGGAATCTATTGGGATACATATCTTCCACTTTCAGGAGTATATAGTGTAATTCATCGTGGTCTTGTACTTCACAA aTATAATGAAACTGATAATAAGGGTATTATACCATGGATTTGTGGAACTTTGAGTCTATATTTACCAGATAATACTGGACAAATGCCAATATTAACTGCACAAGTAGTGTACAGATACCCTATTGTTGGTAGAATCATTTTTCGCCAACCAAAGAATGATCCTCAAATGGATACTACTATTATGATTGAAAACTTAGTACATGCAGATGGTAATGCTTTAAACAATTCTGCGGACCACAG ATGGATGATCCATGACAATCCACCAGGAAAAGATTATTATAATTGGACCGGGAGATGTTTGAGTACTGGAGAACCTTACAATCCTTATAAA GTAGAATGGGATGCAAAACAGTCTGAATATtgttcattattaaaaataacatcatGCCGTGTAGGTGATTTAACAAGACATGGTACAATTGACATTGCTGGTAGAAAACAATATGGAGCTTTGCTAACACGTAAACTTTTTACTGATACAATGATATCTTTATCGGGACCTAATAATATATTAGGAAAAAGTTTAGTAATATATGATGATCATGGACCACTTGCTCGAGGAGAAAGATTAGCATGCTCAAT aattAGTGAAACCTATCGTCGCAAAGCTGTGGCAAAAGATTGGTTTGGAAATGGGGAAAATATCTTATTAAGGGGAAAATTAGAATTCATACAACAAACTGAATATGATATCACAAATGTTGAAGTAAATCTTGATGGTCTTGATGGCAAAATGCAGGGATATCACATACATATG ACTCCAATAGAACAAGACTTAGAATTTCCATGTGAGGGTACATCTTTATATGAAACTTGGAATCCATTAAATGTTAGTACAAGTAATATATTACATCCTACTGAAGGAACAACTGATCAATATAAAATGGGTGACCTtagtggaaaatttggaactttagaaaacAGGAAAAGGTATATGTCAGCTTTCAATGATACAATGCTTCCTTTGTTTGGACCAAAAAGTATATTGGGTCGAAGCATTGTAATTcacaaaaaagagaaaaatttaag ATGGGCTTGTACAAGTATAGAAAGAGGATATTCACCATCTGAAGCAAGTGAACTTAGAGCAATCGCTTCTTTCCATCATCCACAAGGATTTGCATATGGTTACATACGAAtg ACACAACTTGTACATCGAGATGGTGGCCAAAGTGAAACAATAATTGAAGTAAAATTACGACATCCTGGTAAACATGATCGCaacatt ACAAGAAACCACAATTGGGCAATATATGTAAACCCTGTTGGTGTAGATGCAGCTGTTAAAGTAAAAGACACTAGATGCGTGGCAGGTGGATATATGTGGAATCCCTACTTTACCCAGTTAGCTGACCCACTAAAT GATGATTTATATAAACAAGAATGTGGACCTGATTTACCATTAAGATGTTATGTGGGTGATATATCAGGTCGACTAGGTCCTATTAATATAGGACTGAAAAGACAAGTTTTTACAGATTCCAACTTTCCTTTAGCAGGACCTGTATCTGCAATGGGAAGATCCATTGTTATTTTTGACCAAAATTTTGGAAGTAACAGATTTGCTTGTGCTAATATTGAACCAGATAATGATATTGTAAAGTACACAAATATAAGAAAACCACCTCGCTTTGTAGT agCACAATTTTTAGAAGATGTAAGAAAAGTTATGGGTATTCCTGAATGGATGTTATCAATAGATActagaaaaactaaaattttacaCAATGGAGCATGTATACAATTCTTACTACATTTtaaag GCCCAATTGCTAATAAATTAGAATTGGATTTTAATAAACTTATATCTACTGGAAAATTAGATGCACCTAGTTTATATATTCATGGATATGTTCCCACAAAACGGAAAACAACTTCAGGTTATCGTCAATGTGGAAGTCGAGACCCAAATGATAAAA ACTTTAATCTATTGCTTCAAAATGTATCTTCATTACTGTTACcagaatttattataattgttgtaACATTTACCATTATCaacattatttaa
- the Rsod gene encoding uncharacterized protein Rsod isoform X2 — protein MPGNETGSVEVSNISLTGEMGLWGKGLLLKDTYSDRTICASITVLEKNVEKFAKAHFYGNIGGTIWFRWLGGHAGDNTSDTIIYADLYHVNNKKLQDVDYTEHNWKIYVTDIFDISKDKSSCNILQTVFDPDNAGNGEGIGDIDVRLGKIKVATNHHKRYKTLYRDSNLSLLPADLLGPHRLLYLVIFHPTHDDSFLVCAKINHRKAILAKTMVNTNGIKGEVSLTQITPFDPTWVNISLTPINDLETRLRYATKIKSYRIHELPPEPNALGKTTEMCETTKKMYNPSNIDETTAPPAGLGTQDQYAIGDLSGKLQGRKEGSYHYDILAGSAKLNGIYWDTYLPLSGVYSVIHRGLVLHKYNETDNKGIIPWICGTLSLYLPDNTGQMPILTAQVVYRYPIVGRIIFRQPKNDPQMDTTIMIENLVHADGNALNNSADHRWMIHDNPPGKDYYNWTGRCLSTGEPYNPYKVEWDAKQSEYCSLLKITSCRVGDLTRHGTIDIAGRKQYGALLTRKLFTDTMISLSGPNNILGKSLVIYDDHGPLARGERLACSIISETYRRKAVAKDWFGNGENILLRGKLEFIQQTEYDITNVEVNLDGLDGKMQGYHIHMTPIEQDLEFPCEGTSLYETWNPLNVSTSNILHPTEGTTDQYKMGDLSGKFGTLENRKRYMSAFNDTMLPLFGPKSILGRSIVIHKKEKNLRWACTSIERGYSPSEASELRAIASFHHPQGFAYGYIRMTQLVHRDGGQSETIIEVKLRHPGKHDRNITRNHNWAIYVNPVGVDAAVKVKDTRCVAGGYMWNPYFTQLADPLNDDLYKQECGPDLPLRCYVGDISGRLGPINIGLKRQVFTDSNFPLAGPVSAMGRSIVIFDQNFGSNRFACANIEPDNDIVKYTNIRKPPRFVVAQFLEDVRKVMGIPEWMLSIDTRKTKILHNGACIQFLLHFKGPIANKLELDFNKLISTGKLDAPSLYIHGYVPTKRKTTSGYRQCGSRDPNDKNFNLLLQNVSSLLLPEFIIIVVTFTIINII, from the exons ATGCCTGGAAATGAAACAGGATCGGTAGAAGTTTCAAACATAAGTTTAACTGGAGAAATGGGCTTGTGGGGCAAAGGTCTACTACTTAAGGATACATATTCAGATAGGACTATTTGTGCCTCGATTAcg GTACTCGagaaaaatgttgaaaagttTGCGAAAGCGCATTTTTATGGAAATATAGGAGGAACCATTTGGTTCCGATGGTTGGGCGGTCATGCAGGTGATAATACTAGCGATACAATTATTTATGCAGATTTATATcacgtaaataataaaaaattacaagatGTTGATTATACAGAGCATAACTGGAAAATTTATGTAACCGATATTTTTGATATTAGCAAAG ATAAATCCAGTTGCAATATTTTGCAAACTGTGTTTGATCCTGATAATGCAGGAAATGGAGAAGGTATTGGCGACATCGATGTACGCTTAGGTAAAATAAAAGTGGCTACAAATCATCATAAAAGATATAAAACTCTGTACAGAGATTCAAATCTATCGCTGCTTCCTGCTGATTTGCTTGGCCCTCATCGCCTAttatatttggtaatttttcaCCCAACACACGATGATTCGTTTTTGGTTTGTGCGAAGATTAATCACCGAAAAGCTATTCTCGCCAA GACTATGGTTAACACTAATGGTATTAAAGGAGAAGTATCGCTAACTCAAATAACTCCATTCGATCCAACATGGGTTAATATATCCTTAACGCCAATTAATGATTTGGAAACAAGACTACGTTATGCTACTAAAATAAAGTCATATAGGATTCATGAATTACCTCCAGAACCAAATGCTTTAGGTAAAACTACTGAAATGTGTGAAACaactaaaaaaatgtataatccaAGTAATATTGATGAAACAACTGCACCACCAGcag GACTTGGAACGCAGGACCAATATGCCATTGGTGATCTTTCTGGGAAACTTCAAGGTCGTAAAGAAGGATCGTATCATTATGATATTTTAGCAGGAAGTGCTAAACTCAATGGAATCTATTGGGATACATATCTTCCACTTTCAGGAGTATATAGTGTAATTCATCGTGGTCTTGTACTTCACAA aTATAATGAAACTGATAATAAGGGTATTATACCATGGATTTGTGGAACTTTGAGTCTATATTTACCAGATAATACTGGACAAATGCCAATATTAACTGCACAAGTAGTGTACAGATACCCTATTGTTGGTAGAATCATTTTTCGCCAACCAAAGAATGATCCTCAAATGGATACTACTATTATGATTGAAAACTTAGTACATGCAGATGGTAATGCTTTAAACAATTCTGCGGACCACAG ATGGATGATCCATGACAATCCACCAGGAAAAGATTATTATAATTGGACCGGGAGATGTTTGAGTACTGGAGAACCTTACAATCCTTATAAA GTAGAATGGGATGCAAAACAGTCTGAATATtgttcattattaaaaataacatcatGCCGTGTAGGTGATTTAACAAGACATGGTACAATTGACATTGCTGGTAGAAAACAATATGGAGCTTTGCTAACACGTAAACTTTTTACTGATACAATGATATCTTTATCGGGACCTAATAATATATTAGGAAAAAGTTTAGTAATATATGATGATCATGGACCACTTGCTCGAGGAGAAAGATTAGCATGCTCAAT aattAGTGAAACCTATCGTCGCAAAGCTGTGGCAAAAGATTGGTTTGGAAATGGGGAAAATATCTTATTAAGGGGAAAATTAGAATTCATACAACAAACTGAATATGATATCACAAATGTTGAAGTAAATCTTGATGGTCTTGATGGCAAAATGCAGGGATATCACATACATATG ACTCCAATAGAACAAGACTTAGAATTTCCATGTGAGGGTACATCTTTATATGAAACTTGGAATCCATTAAATGTTAGTACAAGTAATATATTACATCCTACTGAAGGAACAACTGATCAATATAAAATGGGTGACCTtagtggaaaatttggaactttagaaaacAGGAAAAGGTATATGTCAGCTTTCAATGATACAATGCTTCCTTTGTTTGGACCAAAAAGTATATTGGGTCGAAGCATTGTAATTcacaaaaaagagaaaaatttaag ATGGGCTTGTACAAGTATAGAAAGAGGATATTCACCATCTGAAGCAAGTGAACTTAGAGCAATCGCTTCTTTCCATCATCCACAAGGATTTGCATATGGTTACATACGAAtg ACACAACTTGTACATCGAGATGGTGGCCAAAGTGAAACAATAATTGAAGTAAAATTACGACATCCTGGTAAACATGATCGCaacatt ACAAGAAACCACAATTGGGCAATATATGTAAACCCTGTTGGTGTAGATGCAGCTGTTAAAGTAAAAGACACTAGATGCGTGGCAGGTGGATATATGTGGAATCCCTACTTTACCCAGTTAGCTGACCCACTAAAT GATGATTTATATAAACAAGAATGTGGACCTGATTTACCATTAAGATGTTATGTGGGTGATATATCAGGTCGACTAGGTCCTATTAATATAGGACTGAAAAGACAAGTTTTTACAGATTCCAACTTTCCTTTAGCAGGACCTGTATCTGCAATGGGAAGATCCATTGTTATTTTTGACCAAAATTTTGGAAGTAACAGATTTGCTTGTGCTAATATTGAACCAGATAATGATATTGTAAAGTACACAAATATAAGAAAACCACCTCGCTTTGTAGT agCACAATTTTTAGAAGATGTAAGAAAAGTTATGGGTATTCCTGAATGGATGTTATCAATAGATActagaaaaactaaaattttacaCAATGGAGCATGTATACAATTCTTACTACATTTtaaag GCCCAATTGCTAATAAATTAGAATTGGATTTTAATAAACTTATATCTACTGGAAAATTAGATGCACCTAGTTTATATATTCATGGATATGTTCCCACAAAACGGAAAACAACTTCAGGTTATCGTCAATGTGGAAGTCGAGACCCAAATGATAAAA ACTTTAATCTATTGCTTCAAAATGTATCTTCATTACTGTTACcagaatttattataattgttgtaACATTTACCATTATCaacattatttaa